In the bacterium genome, one interval contains:
- a CDS encoding T9SS type A sorting domain-containing protein: protein MKTLKRWLLLSAAIAMYVCANGQDCVRLIRTKYDSSYNNELSTLFPNKINPWLNSFDFARIDNGIAFHDIDLNPTAGWIIPGMTGSNYKMKSPFSVAMASEYDYLSQPFGVGSSVYDADIWWEDGWELMWMNTGYYPNGNPVNIADTNRILSGSYGLANPRAPYFILYNRYTGKLRVFANLFTDYNQYQNVRMVMSYPTGKDNSGIFRHLLNYDQTLDQPSLVTEISSFNHNENNNTLWWSSDFQLGYDPCVCEKQSEIDFSFWAVKNLNIDLYGRIVQQDMDVSVLGNPDYKNFLTNEAVKNASLTGNSGTLLFKRFDSLLVKYDRELELYNTQLNSYNHPFNSTMRTILKSAKDGVSAAGGAFVAKPLGDFFLRQLVKIDGPTKKDTTTASGWAEEVNKATKGQLGKAFDFLSMAALGDDFTKEPQRPSMPTATFSEMKIAGVISDSGFVNVSNFLTPGSYKYPQQLTAYNYPAYNNAVGLYALLRKPVVKGLRDQFPTRTLVSLDTVFVDTSMTGSIKTINIRTNEVNTVEHHNKLFLNVAEPLKYKLNKALDFDMDKTKLYVSFIVELENTIPNGDNCFTLHLTEDNENFYLRDVIPVPATTSYQLFYETPWKNIEDIGDHFFKMDFKNSYEAFGVRKTSLTVFEGDTTVNVGQLKECVEETQASFKIKKIKMKVAADMYFDQLGSNGLQNNNFQTFTYLLFDPENEINWITDAPDSSEVKRRKVDNLSLTNEVIEPTDPFVFETNGNTIIINAKNINLSGTISVQSGFDAVLQATGNITGISSNTTIGRDIRLKNVSGYSPFGKNYETAEQELADYCKDGENGYQAYKAANKMAEEAAPEPPAKASAQKEITVSVYPNPAQNRLFVSTSADDDKEYVFVVVDMMGRSLIHETVRGANQPQFEITTDTLAAGTYLLIIKTSDGAINQAHRIMILK from the coding sequence ATGAAAACATTAAAACGATGGCTGCTACTATCCGCGGCCATAGCGATGTATGTCTGTGCCAACGGGCAGGACTGCGTTCGCCTGATACGCACGAAATACGATAGTTCTTACAATAACGAACTCTCTACGCTTTTCCCGAACAAGATTAATCCATGGCTGAATAGTTTCGACTTTGCTCGCATCGACAACGGCATTGCCTTTCATGACATCGACCTGAACCCAACAGCAGGGTGGATCATTCCGGGCATGACAGGAAGTAATTACAAAATGAAAAGCCCGTTCAGCGTTGCGATGGCCTCCGAATACGATTATCTCAGCCAGCCTTTTGGTGTCGGTAGCTCCGTTTACGATGCAGATATCTGGTGGGAAGACGGTTGGGAACTGATGTGGATGAATACAGGCTATTACCCGAACGGTAATCCAGTGAACATTGCAGACACGAATCGCATTTTATCCGGGTCTTATGGGTTGGCAAACCCACGAGCACCCTATTTTATTTTGTATAACCGCTATACCGGAAAACTGAGGGTGTTTGCCAATTTATTTACTGATTACAATCAGTATCAAAACGTCAGAATGGTGATGAGCTATCCGACAGGAAAAGACAACTCAGGCATCTTCAGGCATCTATTGAATTACGACCAAACACTTGACCAACCTTCCTTGGTTACTGAAATCAGTTCCTTCAACCACAACGAAAACAACAATACCTTATGGTGGTCATCGGATTTTCAGTTGGGGTACGACCCATGTGTGTGTGAAAAACAAAGTGAAATAGATTTTTCATTTTGGGCTGTCAAAAATCTCAATATTGACCTGTATGGCCGTATCGTGCAGCAGGATATGGATGTGTCGGTATTGGGCAATCCTGATTACAAAAACTTTCTCACCAACGAAGCGGTAAAAAACGCAAGTTTGACAGGTAATAGTGGAACACTTTTATTCAAACGGTTTGACAGCTTGCTGGTGAAATACGACCGCGAACTGGAATTATACAATACCCAGCTCAACAGTTATAATCATCCGTTCAATTCGACCATGCGTACTATCCTGAAATCTGCAAAAGATGGAGTAAGTGCCGCAGGCGGCGCGTTTGTTGCCAAACCATTGGGCGACTTCTTTTTGCGCCAACTCGTAAAAATCGACGGTCCCACCAAGAAAGACACCACCACTGCATCCGGTTGGGCAGAAGAAGTAAACAAAGCTACCAAAGGCCAGTTGGGTAAAGCGTTTGACTTTTTGTCCATGGCGGCATTGGGTGATGATTTTACCAAAGAACCACAACGCCCCTCTATGCCTACGGCTACTTTCAGCGAAATGAAAATTGCAGGGGTAATTTCGGACTCAGGTTTTGTGAATGTATCGAATTTTTTAACTCCCGGCTCATACAAATACCCGCAGCAATTAACTGCTTACAATTATCCTGCCTACAATAATGCCGTGGGCTTATATGCCCTATTGCGCAAGCCAGTAGTAAAGGGGCTGCGCGACCAGTTTCCAACCCGTACATTGGTATCACTTGACACGGTTTTTGTAGATACTTCGATGACCGGCAGCATCAAGACCATTAACATCCGCACCAACGAAGTAAATACCGTTGAGCATCATAACAAACTGTTCCTGAACGTTGCCGAGCCGTTGAAATACAAACTCAACAAAGCCCTCGATTTTGACATGGATAAAACCAAACTCTACGTGTCATTTATCGTTGAGTTGGAAAATACAATCCCCAACGGTGACAACTGCTTCACGCTGCACCTGACCGAGGACAACGAAAACTTTTACCTACGCGACGTTATTCCTGTGCCAGCCACCACATCCTACCAGTTGTTTTATGAAACCCCTTGGAAAAATATCGAAGATATCGGCGACCATTTCTTCAAGATGGATTTCAAAAATAGCTACGAAGCATTTGGAGTGAGAAAAACATCATTGACGGTATTTGAAGGTGACACAACGGTGAACGTAGGTCAGTTGAAAGAATGCGTTGAAGAAACCCAAGCCTCGTTCAAAATCAAAAAAATAAAAATGAAAGTGGCTGCCGATATGTATTTTGACCAGTTGGGGTCGAACGGGTTGCAAAACAATAATTTCCAAACCTTCACCTATCTGTTGTTCGACCCTGAGAATGAAATTAACTGGATTACCGATGCGCCTGACTCGTCGGAGGTTAAACGCAGGAAGGTAGATAATCTTTCATTGACCAATGAAGTGATTGAACCCACCGACCCATTCGTATTTGAGACCAACGGCAACACCATAATCATCAATGCAAAAAACATCAACCTGAGCGGCACTATTAGCGTGCAATCGGGGTTTGATGCCGTATTGCAGGCTACCGGAAACATCACGGGCATCAGCAGCAACACCACCATTGGCCGTGACATCCGCCTGAAAAACGTCAGCGGTTATTCACCTTTCGGTAAAAACTACGAAACCGCCGAACAGGAATTGGCCGACTATTGTAAAGACGGTGAGAACGGCTACCAAGCCTATAAAGCAGCTAATAAAATGGCGGAAGAGGCGGCACCCGAACCACCAGCGAAGGCATCAGCGCAAAAAGAAATCACGGTATCCGTCTATCCAAACCCTGCGCAAAACCGCTTATTTGTCAGCACTTCGGCGGACGATGATAAAGAATATGTCTTTGTAGTGGTTGATATGATGGGGCGCAGCCTCATCCATGAAACCGTTCGCGGCGCAAACCAGCCACAATTTGAAATCACAACCGATACACTTGCAGCAGGGACATACCTGCTAATCATCAAAACGTCCGACGGTGCAATAAACCAAGCCCACCGAATTATGATTCTGAAATAA
- a CDS encoding T9SS type A sorting domain-containing protein, which translates to MAFLAEQVQFIANLHFHGQNRFTVPNIRNSVSLQTAFFIGLHQKTIDMKSSLFSFVSLFLGVCFPVGGMLAQSAPDTVWQKKIGGADYEMAYCIRNAGDGGYIIAAVSSTPDEDDNILVLKLNAQAAVEWQRLMGGSDAEEARTIEQTKDGGYILLGTSLSEDGDVTVNNGRRDVWVVKLNANGAIEWQRSIGSNADEEAVAIAQAPDNGFVVLGTALNGDEFSGDRNYIAAKLTAQGVVSWQKEFGGSGNDVAHGLIVTEDNEYILAGTSYSEDGDLPTTIVGDYVCWLVKVNTSGSILWSKCYDGENGGIISAAKPQPNRYSFLAIKGPSSNSYHWLFTIDKQGVVLSDTKHYFPRYHIGEELIRTADNGYIMTGFAVETDTAGDPTALGTWLVRFAADGSLVWQKKLLNDTASDSATYVGKSTVETTDGGFLVAGHLTYFEDTVGNVDVWLVKLGGTNLPAGVDEAAGVNETVMLYPNPATTTFTLEWQHATTHPACIRLYDILGKIVFSELLPQGTDHATLNLTPLPSGIYTLTSTEREVIRRFRLVKD; encoded by the coding sequence ATGGCGTTCTTGGCGGAACAGGTGCAATTTATCGCCAACCTTCATTTTCATGGGCAAAACCGTTTTACGGTTCCAAATATACGCAATTCGGTTTCCTTGCAGACGGCTTTTTTCATTGGTTTGCATCAAAAAACTATCGACATGAAATCATCGTTATTCTCGTTCGTTTCACTATTTCTTGGTGTGTGTTTCCCTGTCGGCGGAATGCTGGCGCAATCGGCTCCCGATACGGTATGGCAGAAGAAAATCGGCGGGGCAGATTATGAAATGGCTTACTGCATCCGCAATGCAGGCGATGGGGGATATATCATCGCTGCGGTTTCCTCCACACCCGACGAAGATGACAATATTCTTGTGCTGAAACTCAATGCGCAGGCCGCCGTCGAGTGGCAGCGCCTCATGGGCGGCAGCGACGCGGAAGAGGCGCGAACCATCGAGCAAACGAAGGATGGCGGGTATATCCTGCTTGGCACCTCTCTGTCCGAGGATGGCGATGTCACCGTCAATAACGGCAGGCGCGATGTGTGGGTGGTTAAACTCAACGCAAACGGGGCGATCGAATGGCAACGCTCCATCGGTAGCAATGCCGACGAAGAAGCCGTGGCGATAGCACAGGCGCCGGATAACGGATTTGTGGTGCTGGGCACGGCGCTGAATGGCGATGAGTTTTCCGGCGACCGCAATTATATTGCGGCAAAACTGACAGCGCAGGGAGTTGTATCATGGCAAAAGGAATTCGGCGGTAGCGGGAATGATGTTGCGCACGGCCTGATTGTTACCGAAGACAACGAATATATTTTGGCAGGTACAAGTTATTCCGAAGACGGTGACTTACCCACAACTATTGTAGGCGATTATGTTTGCTGGTTGGTGAAGGTCAATACCAGTGGCTCGATTCTCTGGTCGAAATGCTATGACGGTGAAAATGGGGGCATCATAAGTGCCGCCAAACCGCAGCCCAATCGTTATAGTTTTTTGGCTATCAAAGGCCCATCCTCTAATTCCTATCATTGGTTATTCACCATTGATAAGCAGGGCGTTGTTCTCTCCGATACCAAACATTATTTTCCGAGATATCACATCGGCGAAGAACTGATCCGTACTGCGGATAACGGATATATAATGACCGGCTTCGCGGTGGAAACCGACACCGCCGGAGACCCAACAGCCCTTGGCACATGGCTGGTGCGGTTTGCTGCCGATGGCAGCCTTGTATGGCAAAAGAAACTGCTAAACGACACTGCCAGCGACAGCGCAACCTATGTCGGAAAATCCACCGTAGAAACCACCGATGGCGGCTTTCTGGTAGCGGGGCACCTCACTTACTTTGAGGACACGGTGGGCAATGTCGATGTATGGCTGGTAAAACTCGGCGGCACCAACCTTCCCGCAGGGGTGGATGAAGCCGCAGGTGTGAACGAAACAGTGATGTTATACCCCAATCCAGCGACGACTACCTTCACGTTGGAATGGCAGCACGCAACAACGCACCCCGCCTGTATCCGTCTTTATGATATTTTAGGTAAAATAGTATTCAGCGAACTACTGCCACAAGGCACCGACCATGCCACGCTGAACCTAACACCCCTCCCATCCGGTATCTACACGCTAACCTCTACTGAACGCGAAGTCATCCGCAGGTTCCGGCTGGTAAAAGATTAA
- a CDS encoding helix-turn-helix transcriptional regulator, producing the protein MQTNEKSRLQGNRIAYIWNRKTVLPMKMKVGDKLHLFRQERHKTQEEFADLLGMSPSAYARLERNETQADFESVLRFAHILGVPVQEFFPESLVFHNKNEGTGAGVIFGNYIVNVNKDEYTTQLEQQNSLLQEKITILEARITELIDTNQTLKEVLRKLEP; encoded by the coding sequence ATGCAAACCAATGAAAAAAGCCGTCTGCAAGGAAACCGAATTGCGTATATTTGGAACCGTAAAACGGTTTTGCCCATGAAAATGAAGGTTGGCGATAAATTGCACCTGTTCCGCCAAGAACGCCATAAAACACAGGAAGAATTTGCCGATTTACTCGGGATGTCTCCCTCGGCCTATGCGCGCCTTGAGCGCAACGAAACGCAGGCAGATTTCGAGTCGGTGCTGCGCTTCGCCCATATCCTCGGCGTACCTGTGCAGGAATTTTTCCCCGAAAGTCTTGTCTTCCACAACAAAAACGAAGGCACTGGCGCAGGCGTGATTTTCGGTAATTACATCGTCAACGTGAACAAAGACGAATACACCACCCAACTCGAACAGCAAAACAGCCTTCTCCAAGAAAAAATCACCATCCTCGAAGCACGGATTACCGAGCTTATCGACACCAACCAGACATTGAAGGAGGTATTGCGCAAACTAGAACCATAA
- a CDS encoding TraM recognition domain-containing protein → MTLNLNYPLYSFNGTEPFTLADACEGVQIFGGIGSGKTSGSGAELARAYLRAGFGGLVLCAKKDVLEEWKTYAKQTGREKQLLVFDSSGDFVFPFLQYEIERQGAGAGYTENLVRLFTTIYEAVDRSTATGGNDPYWTRAMQQLLRNCIDLCVISRGSVSIPQIREVILSAPKNPEEIDQDEWREKSLCWKLLLEGHAKNHDRWTQGDFDTMASFWLEEFPTLSDKTRTSVISTLTTMMDMFLRRPFRQLFSEPPQDPRTIAYPELTHRGVIIVLYLPVKEFAEAGRAVQVAYKYIWQQAAERRSVIPGQTIPVFLWADEAQNFITSYDMHFQATARSSMACTVYITQNLPNYYAELGGENEKHRVDSLVGNLQTKIFHANSDPLTNEKAAEIIGKSWQNRSGFSQSVGREQFNLSNSMNQSFDYDVPPQQFTMLKKGGAANGGIVEAVVFQNGRIWSNRKSHLFAHFKQTLS, encoded by the coding sequence ATGACTTTAAACCTTAACTACCCCCTATATTCATTTAACGGTACAGAACCCTTTACCCTCGCCGATGCCTGTGAAGGGGTGCAGATTTTTGGCGGTATCGGCTCAGGTAAAACCAGTGGCAGCGGCGCAGAGCTTGCCCGGGCTTATTTGCGAGCTGGATTTGGCGGCCTTGTATTATGCGCTAAAAAAGACGTGCTTGAAGAATGGAAAACCTACGCCAAGCAAACAGGACGGGAAAAACAATTACTTGTGTTTGATAGCTCCGGTGATTTTGTTTTTCCCTTTTTACAATATGAAATCGAGCGTCAAGGCGCAGGAGCCGGTTACACCGAGAACCTTGTTCGGCTTTTCACCACGATTTACGAAGCGGTAGACCGCAGTACGGCAACAGGCGGGAATGATCCATATTGGACACGGGCCATGCAACAGCTCTTGCGCAATTGCATTGACCTTTGTGTGATCTCACGCGGCTCAGTTTCTATTCCCCAAATCCGCGAGGTTATCCTCTCAGCCCCAAAGAATCCTGAGGAAATAGATCAGGACGAATGGCGTGAGAAAAGCCTGTGCTGGAAGCTGTTGCTTGAAGGCCATGCAAAGAACCACGATAGGTGGACACAGGGTGATTTTGACACGATGGCCTCGTTCTGGCTGGAAGAATTTCCAACACTTTCGGATAAAACACGCACCAGCGTGATTTCTACCCTAACTACAATGATGGATATGTTCCTTCGTAGACCGTTTCGGCAATTATTTTCCGAACCGCCGCAAGATCCGCGCACTATTGCTTACCCTGAACTTACCCATCGGGGCGTTATCATTGTGCTTTACCTCCCCGTAAAAGAATTTGCCGAGGCTGGCCGTGCGGTGCAGGTTGCTTATAAATATATCTGGCAGCAGGCAGCAGAAAGGCGCAGTGTTATTCCCGGTCAAACCATCCCCGTCTTTCTTTGGGCAGATGAGGCGCAGAACTTTATTACCAGTTACGATATGCACTTTCAAGCAACGGCGCGTAGTAGCATGGCCTGTACGGTTTACATCACGCAAAACCTACCTAATTATTACGCGGAGCTGGGCGGTGAAAATGAAAAGCACCGCGTTGATTCACTCGTCGGCAACTTGCAAACCAAAATCTTCCACGCAAATAGTGATCCGCTCACCAATGAAAAAGCGGCGGAAATTATCGGTAAAAGCTGGCAAAACCGTAGCGGATTTTCTCAATCCGTAGGGCGTGAGCAGTTTAACTTAAGTAACTCCATGAACCAGAGCTTTGATTATGATGTACCGCCACAACAATTCACCATGCTCAAAAAAGGCGGTGCAGCTAACGGCGGCATCGTCGAGGCGGTCGTGTTTCAGAATGGCAGGATATGGAGCAACCGCAAATCCCATTTATTTGCCCACTTCAAACAAACACTTTCATGA
- a CDS encoding relaxase domain-containing protein has protein sequence MLRITMNTSAASAKKYYSEAYYQEGGDTLDYYAEKNEGAGRWGGIAAKKLGLIGAIDKNDFAALCDNLHPAHHTTLTGRQNQHRTVGYDFTFNASKSVSLAYALGSAADKQVILSAFDAAIAETMHEVEMGMQTRVRSGSKNENRITGNIAYGAFTHFTTRPIDGVADPHLHSHCFVFNATYDEVDNKWKAGQFRQVNQDAPYYEAVFHSLLADKLQRLGFGIQKTEHGFELAGVAQPLIDRFSRRTQEIEAYAAEHGITDGKTKSAIGAKTREAKRIALTHEQQEIAWRNRLSADELASIQGLRSADGGGNASTATTTAAHAVSYALAHHLERKSVTSDKEVLATAIKATIGSSTPNAVRHALAEEEGVIAVEKDLRQLLTTKEALREEKQLIAAAINSKNKFRPLYSNYQPQNPLLNTQQRKAVHHALSSTDGITIISGKAGTGKTTLMQEVKRGIEAAGKQIYSFAPSSAASRGVQRSEGFANAETVAMLIQDSSRHPEFNHQVIWVDEAGMLSNRDMNAILAIAERQGARIILSGDTKQHSSVTRGDALRILQEEAGVRPITVDKIQRQTNAAYREAVSQLAAGKVEKGFATLDKLGAIKQIEEGGKRTRTIAEEYYHSAHASGGRTKNVLVVSPTHAEADAVTQEIRQTLKTYGVLQGADHEYTTLKNLQFTEAQKGLAEHYSKGQWVAFHQHSKGIKAGSRLQVTEATEHAVTLADAAGNPVSLPLNETARFSIYEEKPIAFAVGDKIRITQNSKSLEGTHLFNGNTYQVQAFDGNGNITLTNGATLSKEFGHLDYGYVSTSHSAQGKTADKVIISQSSMSLRASSMEQFYVSVSRGREAVSIYTDNKDELAQAVNQSNARLSATELLRGQEQQKEISPQISQPQRRTATLPPITHHSSPATHYGLPPTPRTEQDYTR, from the coding sequence ATGCTGCGTATTACCATGAATACATCCGCCGCTTCCGCCAAAAAATATTACAGCGAAGCCTACTATCAGGAGGGCGGCGACACGCTCGATTATTATGCCGAAAAAAACGAAGGAGCTGGGCGTTGGGGCGGCATAGCTGCCAAGAAGTTAGGGCTAATCGGGGCTATCGACAAAAACGACTTTGCAGCCCTGTGTGATAACCTGCACCCAGCGCATCACACCACCCTCACAGGTAGGCAGAACCAGCACCGCACCGTCGGCTATGATTTCACCTTCAACGCCAGCAAGTCCGTCAGCCTTGCCTATGCGCTTGGCAGTGCAGCAGATAAACAGGTTATCCTCTCGGCATTCGACGCCGCCATCGCCGAAACCATGCACGAAGTAGAGATGGGAATGCAAACACGGGTGCGAAGTGGCAGCAAAAACGAAAACCGCATCACGGGTAACATAGCCTACGGAGCATTCACCCATTTCACCACAAGGCCGATTGACGGCGTTGCCGACCCGCATCTGCACAGCCATTGCTTTGTGTTTAATGCAACGTATGACGAAGTGGATAACAAATGGAAAGCAGGCCAGTTCCGGCAAGTGAATCAGGATGCTCCCTATTACGAAGCCGTCTTTCATTCACTGTTGGCCGATAAGTTGCAACGATTAGGCTTTGGCATCCAAAAAACCGAACACGGGTTCGAGCTTGCGGGGGTTGCACAACCGCTTATCGACCGTTTCTCCCGCCGCACGCAAGAAATTGAAGCGTATGCCGCCGAGCATGGCATCACCGATGGAAAAACTAAATCCGCCATCGGTGCCAAAACCCGCGAGGCAAAACGGATAGCGCTTACCCATGAACAACAGGAAATCGCATGGCGAAATCGCCTGAGTGCAGACGAACTCGCCTCCATACAAGGTTTGCGGAGCGCAGATGGCGGAGGAAACGCCTCAACCGCAACTACTACAGCCGCCCACGCCGTGAGCTATGCGCTTGCCCACCATCTGGAACGTAAATCGGTAACAAGCGATAAAGAGGTTTTAGCGACCGCCATCAAGGCGACGATTGGCAGTAGCACCCCAAACGCCGTGCGTCATGCCCTTGCCGAAGAAGAAGGAGTAATCGCGGTCGAAAAAGACCTGCGCCAACTCCTCACCACCAAAGAAGCCCTGCGCGAGGAAAAACAGCTCATCGCCGCCGCCATCAACAGCAAAAATAAGTTTCGTCCCCTTTACTCCAATTACCAACCGCAAAACCCGTTGCTCAACACCCAGCAACGCAAGGCCGTTCATCACGCACTTTCATCAACCGATGGCATCACCATCATCAGCGGTAAAGCAGGCACAGGCAAAACCACCCTCATGCAGGAAGTGAAACGCGGCATCGAAGCGGCAGGCAAACAGATTTATTCCTTCGCCCCATCAAGCGCGGCAAGCCGTGGCGTGCAGCGTAGCGAAGGCTTTGCCAATGCCGAAACGGTTGCCATGCTGATACAGGATTCTTCCCGCCACCCCGAATTCAACCATCAGGTAATATGGGTGGACGAAGCGGGGATGTTGAGTAACCGCGACATGAACGCCATTCTTGCGATCGCAGAAAGGCAGGGCGCACGCATCATCCTCTCCGGCGATACCAAACAGCATAGCAGCGTCACCCGTGGTGATGCCCTACGCATCTTGCAGGAGGAGGCAGGGGTTCGCCCCATCACGGTCGATAAAATCCAGCGGCAGACCAACGCTGCATACCGCGAGGCCGTGTCCCAGCTTGCTGCTGGCAAGGTCGAAAAAGGCTTTGCCACGCTCGACAAACTAGGTGCCATCAAACAAATCGAAGAAGGCGGGAAACGCACCCGCACCATCGCCGAGGAGTATTACCATTCCGCCCATGCAAGCGGGGGGCGTACCAAAAATGTGCTGGTCGTTTCCCCCACCCATGCCGAGGCGGATGCGGTAACGCAGGAAATACGACAGACCCTAAAAACATACGGTGTTTTACAAGGCGCAGACCATGAATACACAACACTTAAAAACCTGCAATTCACCGAAGCACAAAAGGGGCTGGCGGAACATTATAGCAAAGGCCAATGGGTGGCCTTTCATCAGCATAGCAAGGGCATTAAAGCTGGTTCGCGGCTTCAAGTCACCGAGGCGACAGAACACGCAGTAACCCTTGCCGATGCAGCAGGTAACCCCGTTTCCTTGCCATTGAATGAGACGGCACGTTTTTCTATCTATGAGGAAAAACCCATTGCCTTTGCCGTGGGCGATAAAATCCGCATCACCCAAAACAGCAAAAGCCTTGAAGGCACCCATCTGTTCAACGGTAATACCTATCAGGTGCAGGCATTCGACGGGAATGGTAATATTACGCTCACCAACGGCGCAACACTCAGCAAAGAGTTCGGCCATCTCGATTACGGCTATGTCTCCACCTCCCACAGCGCACAGGGCAAAACTGCCGATAAAGTAATTATCTCGCAAAGCAGCATGAGCCTGCGTGCTTCCTCGATGGAGCAGTTTTACGTTTCCGTTTCACGCGGGCGGGAGGCCGTCTCCATCTACACCGATAATAAAGACGAACTGGCACAAGCCGTCAACCAATCAAATGCTCGGCTTTCTGCAACGGAACTGTTGCGCGGGCAAGAACAGCAGAAAGAAATTTCACCACAGATATCACAGCCTCAACGCAGAACCGCCACGCTACCACCCATCACCCATCACTCATCACCCGCCACTCACTATGGACTTCCGCCAACGCCTCGAACAGAGCAGGATTACACGCGATAA
- a CDS encoding type II toxin-antitoxin system VapC family toxin, with product MKYLLDTCILSELIKPTGNTAVRDTIAKIDGAQLFISVVTVGEIAKGIFLLPHTRKRKHLSDWLLGVETSFASRILPYDKDTAIAWGEMTARAKQQGRTLPAIDGIIAATALQHGLHIMTRNVKDFEPSGVPVVNPWERTGH from the coding sequence TTGAAATACCTGCTCGATACCTGTATTTTAAGCGAATTGATTAAACCAACGGGAAATACCGCCGTCCGCGATACCATTGCCAAGATTGACGGCGCACAGCTTTTTATCAGCGTGGTGACAGTCGGCGAAATTGCCAAAGGCATTTTTCTGTTACCCCACACTCGCAAGCGCAAACATTTATCTGACTGGCTGTTGGGGGTGGAGACTTCTTTCGCTTCGCGGATTCTGCCCTACGATAAAGACACGGCGATTGCATGGGGTGAAATGACCGCCCGCGCCAAACAGCAAGGCCGGACGCTCCCCGCGATTGATGGCATTATTGCGGCAACCGCCTTGCAACACGGATTGCATATCATGACGCGGAATGTGAAGGATTTTGAGCCTAGCGGTGTTCCCGTTGTGAACCCGTGGGAGCGGACCGGACACTAG
- a CDS encoding acyltransferase encodes MNQRIKILDGFRALAILPVVLFHFFTRWTTPFNDISLYPYGSDYDYFMFGKMGVQFFFIISGFVIVYTLDNTQNLKQFWIRRFIRLYPTMVIASLITLTIINLFDFSGYFAANGKIQNMLSSLTFLPPWNLETIFRNKLEFEYIDGAYWSLWYEILFYILCSVLYFANTKSFFRNFVVVSFLIIAGGTFFDNLSDGKFLGMAINPQSSVIKLLGYPFNLFPLHRHLVFFQAGFFFYHLFKARHGDYKIDDFFKIAMGLSFAVFCYYSYYHYLHSFEMMNVVAVMLIFALMLAMFLTFIYYPKALAFFETKWMVEIGLSSYFLYLIHQNIGGVILNDVKDISLFANPVLPLVLMVFFVAFSIFYTRKIDKPISKTLRKVFKLDAHKK; translated from the coding sequence ATGAACCAGCGTATTAAAATCCTGGATGGCTTTAGAGCATTAGCCATCTTACCTGTGGTGCTTTTTCACTTTTTTACCCGCTGGACAACACCCTTTAATGATATCTCGCTGTATCCGTACGGATCTGATTATGATTATTTTATGTTTGGCAAAATGGGGGTGCAGTTTTTCTTTATTATCAGCGGGTTTGTAATTGTGTACACGTTGGATAATACCCAAAACCTTAAGCAATTTTGGATACGTCGTTTTATACGGTTGTACCCAACCATGGTAATTGCCTCGCTGATAACGCTTACGATAATTAATCTTTTTGATTTTTCGGGCTATTTTGCGGCTAACGGTAAGATACAGAATATGCTATCGAGCCTTACGTTCCTTCCTCCGTGGAATTTAGAAACGATTTTCAGGAATAAACTGGAGTTTGAATACATCGACGGGGCGTATTGGTCGCTGTGGTACGAGATTTTGTTCTACATCCTTTGCAGCGTGTTGTACTTTGCCAATACCAAAAGCTTCTTCCGAAATTTTGTGGTAGTATCGTTTCTTATCATTGCCGGCGGTACTTTTTTCGATAATCTTAGCGATGGTAAATTCTTAGGAATGGCTATCAATCCCCAATCGTCGGTAATTAAATTATTGGGTTATCCGTTCAATTTATTCCCGTTGCACAGGCATTTGGTGTTTTTTCAGGCAGGATTTTTCTTTTACCACCTGTTTAAAGCCCGACACGGGGATTATAAAATTGATGACTTCTTTAAAATAGCAATGGGATTAAGCTTTGCGGTATTCTGTTACTATTCATACTATCATTACCTGCATAGTTTTGAAATGATGAATGTTGTGGCCGTAATGCTGATTTTCGCCTTGATGCTGGCTATGTTCCTCACCTTTATTTATTACCCCAAAGCATTGGCCTTTTTTGAAACCAAATGGATGGTAGAGATTGGATTAAGTTCTTACTTTTTATACCTCATCCATCAAAACATAGGCGGGGTGATTTTGAACGATGTTAAAGATATTTCGTTGTTTGCCAACCCAGTGTTACCGCTTGTACTGATGGTGTTTTTTGTGGCGTTTAGTATTTTTTATACCCGTAAGATTGATAAACCCATTTCAAAAACACTGCGCAAAGTGTTTAAGTTGGATGCGCATAAGAAGTAA